A genomic region of Brevibacillus sp. JNUCC-41 contains the following coding sequences:
- the mutM gene encoding DNA-formamidopyrimidine glycosylase: protein MPELPEVETVRRTLEQLVLGKKIKEVSVFWPKIIKAPEPVEQFQDALRGQTITGIGRRGKFLIFTLDDYSLVSHLRMEGKYGVHPKEEPYDKHTHVIFTFTDGSELRYRDVRKFGTMHLFAKGEELERLPLLHLGPEPLSEDFTVEGLSSKLARTNRKIKPVLLDQTVVVGIGNIYVDESLFRSGIHPERIASSLSLQEIKTLHAEIIATLGEAVEKGGSTIRSYINSQGQIGMFQLELNVYGRKGENCKTCGTPLEKLVVAGRGTHICPSCQPLK from the coding sequence ATGCCAGAACTTCCAGAAGTGGAAACAGTCAGAAGAACGTTAGAGCAGCTCGTGCTCGGAAAAAAAATCAAGGAAGTGTCAGTCTTCTGGCCAAAGATCATAAAAGCGCCTGAACCTGTCGAACAGTTTCAGGATGCTTTAAGGGGACAGACGATTACGGGAATAGGTCGTCGGGGCAAGTTCCTCATTTTCACCTTGGATGATTATTCGTTGGTTTCGCATTTAAGAATGGAAGGAAAATACGGCGTGCATCCAAAAGAAGAGCCGTATGATAAGCATACCCATGTGATCTTCACTTTCACGGATGGTAGTGAACTCAGGTACAGGGATGTCCGGAAATTCGGAACGATGCATCTATTTGCCAAAGGGGAAGAACTTGAGCGGCTGCCACTGTTGCATTTAGGGCCTGAACCGTTGTCTGAAGATTTTACTGTCGAGGGGCTAAGTAGCAAGTTGGCAAGAACCAACAGGAAAATCAAACCCGTTCTCCTTGATCAAACGGTTGTCGTCGGGATTGGGAATATATATGTAGACGAGTCGTTATTCCGTTCCGGTATCCATCCGGAGAGAATCGCTTCTTCACTCTCGTTGCAGGAAATCAAAACGTTGCATGCAGAAATCATCGCGACGTTAGGTGAAGCTGTGGAAAAAGGCGGGAGTACGATTCGTTCATACATTAATTCCCAAGGGCAAATCGGCATGTTTCAGTTGGAACTTAATGTTTATGGACGAAAAGGCGAGAACTGCAAAACATGCGGCACGCCACTTGAAAAACTGGTCGTTGCAGGACGTGGCACACATATTTGCCCGTCATGCCAGCCGTTAAAATAG
- the polA gene encoding DNA polymerase I: MDKKLVLIDGNSIAYRAFFALPLLNNDKGVHTNSVYGFTMMLNRILEEEKPTHILVAFDAGKTTFRHASFKEYKGGRQKTPPELSEQFPFIRELLDCFQIKRYELENYEADDIIGTLSLQAEKDGFEVKVISGDKDLTQLSSPSTTVSITKKGITEIEEYTPKHIHEKYGLSPLQIIDLKGLMGDASDNIPGIPGVGEKTALKLLHQFETVENLLQSIDEVSGQKLKEKIEEHRDLALLSKELATITREAPLEVSVNETEYTGMDQDRVISFYKELGFSTLLDKLDVTESAPLEQEKIEVHTSEMTEAMFADESALYVEILEDNYHHADIRGIAISNEQGNFYFNGDDALSSGAFKSWAEDETKKKTVFDAKRTVVALRHRGVEIKGIDFDVFLASYILNPAESVDEVAEITKTQGTTRLETDDVFYGKGAKRKIPEEAELREHIARKSKAILSLKEPMIDKLQEFEQFHLFTELELPLSIILANMEWQGIKVDIGRLKNMGQELAIRLRNIEARIFDLAGEAFNINSPKQLGAILFEKLELPVMKKTKTGYSTSADVLEKLENKHDIVKEILLYRQLGKLQSTYIEGLLKVVNGKTDKVHTRFNQALTQTGRLSSTDPNLQNIPIRLEEGRKIRQAFIPSEKDWIIFAADYSQIELRVLAHIANDSGLVEAFQAGMDIHTRTAMDVFHVPAEQVTANMRRHAKAVNFGIVYGISDYGLSQSLGITRKEAGEFIEKYLRSFPGVQEYMEESIHEARQKGYSTTLMQRRRYIPEITSRNFNIRSFAERTAMNTPIQGSAADIIKLAMINMNKRLKREGLKTRMLLQVHDELIFETPPEELEILKVIVPEEMENAIEMNVPLKVDYAFGPTWFDAK; this comes from the coding sequence TTGGATAAAAAGTTAGTACTTATAGATGGAAACAGCATTGCGTACCGTGCGTTTTTTGCGCTTCCGCTCTTGAATAATGATAAGGGGGTCCATACGAATTCCGTGTACGGATTCACCATGATGCTCAATCGCATTCTTGAAGAAGAAAAGCCTACGCACATACTTGTGGCATTCGATGCGGGTAAAACGACATTCAGACATGCATCATTTAAAGAATATAAGGGCGGGCGTCAAAAAACGCCCCCAGAACTGTCGGAGCAATTCCCTTTCATTCGCGAACTGCTTGATTGTTTTCAAATAAAAAGGTATGAACTGGAGAACTACGAAGCCGATGATATTATCGGTACGCTGTCCTTACAAGCGGAAAAAGATGGTTTTGAAGTGAAGGTCATTTCAGGTGATAAGGATTTAACGCAATTATCCTCCCCTAGTACGACGGTTTCCATCACGAAAAAGGGGATTACTGAAATTGAGGAATACACTCCAAAGCATATACATGAAAAATACGGCCTGTCCCCTTTGCAAATCATTGATTTAAAAGGGTTGATGGGAGATGCTTCCGACAATATTCCCGGTATTCCGGGTGTAGGTGAAAAGACTGCCCTTAAATTATTGCATCAATTCGAAACGGTTGAAAACCTTCTGCAGTCGATTGATGAGGTAAGTGGACAAAAATTGAAAGAGAAAATAGAAGAACATAGAGACCTGGCCCTATTGAGCAAAGAGCTGGCTACGATAACGAGGGAAGCGCCGCTTGAAGTTTCCGTAAACGAGACCGAGTACACTGGCATGGATCAGGATCGAGTCATCTCATTCTATAAGGAGCTTGGGTTTTCGACTTTGCTCGATAAATTGGATGTAACGGAAAGTGCACCGCTTGAACAGGAGAAGATAGAAGTGCACACGTCCGAAATGACAGAAGCAATGTTTGCGGATGAAAGTGCCCTATATGTTGAGATTTTAGAAGATAATTATCATCATGCCGATATAAGGGGAATCGCCATCAGTAATGAACAAGGTAATTTTTACTTCAATGGGGATGATGCTCTGAGTTCCGGGGCATTTAAATCCTGGGCAGAGGATGAAACAAAAAAGAAAACGGTTTTCGATGCGAAGCGTACGGTTGTGGCACTGCGTCATCGGGGAGTCGAAATAAAAGGCATCGATTTTGATGTATTTTTGGCATCCTATATCCTGAATCCCGCAGAGTCAGTGGACGAAGTGGCAGAAATTACGAAAACTCAAGGTACGACCCGCCTTGAAACAGATGATGTTTTTTATGGAAAAGGTGCAAAACGCAAAATACCTGAGGAAGCGGAATTGAGGGAGCATATCGCCAGAAAATCGAAGGCGATCCTCTCTCTGAAAGAACCGATGATCGATAAGCTGCAAGAATTCGAGCAATTTCACCTATTTACGGAACTGGAGCTGCCACTGTCGATCATTCTGGCCAATATGGAATGGCAGGGAATCAAGGTGGATATAGGCCGATTGAAAAACATGGGACAGGAGTTAGCCATTCGCTTAAGAAACATCGAAGCCCGAATTTTTGATTTGGCTGGAGAGGCGTTCAATATCAATTCACCTAAACAGCTCGGAGCCATCCTGTTTGAAAAGCTGGAGCTTCCAGTCATGAAGAAAACCAAAACGGGATATTCGACTTCAGCCGATGTGCTGGAAAAACTGGAGAACAAGCATGATATCGTTAAGGAGATATTGCTGTATCGCCAGCTTGGCAAGTTGCAATCAACTTATATTGAAGGGCTGCTTAAAGTGGTCAATGGCAAAACGGACAAGGTGCACACCCGGTTCAACCAAGCGTTGACCCAGACCGGCCGTTTAAGTTCTACAGATCCCAATCTGCAGAATATCCCGATCAGGTTGGAAGAAGGCAGGAAAATCAGGCAAGCCTTCATTCCTTCCGAAAAGGATTGGATCATTTTTGCTGCCGATTACTCACAGATCGAGTTACGCGTCCTGGCGCATATCGCCAATGACAGCGGATTGGTGGAAGCATTCCAGGCCGGGATGGACATCCATACAAGGACAGCCATGGATGTATTCCACGTACCGGCAGAGCAAGTCACGGCGAACATGAGGCGCCATGCCAAAGCGGTCAATTTCGGAATCGTTTATGGTATAAGTGACTACGGGCTATCGCAAAGTCTCGGCATCACGAGAAAAGAAGCGGGAGAGTTCATCGAGAAGTATTTAAGAAGCTTTCCTGGTGTTCAGGAATATATGGAAGAAAGCATACATGAGGCCCGTCAAAAAGGATATAGCACGACTCTGATGCAAAGAAGGCGCTATATACCTGAGATAACAAGCAGGAATTTCAACATCAGGAGCTTTGCCGAACGGACAGCGATGAACACGCCGATTCAAGGCAGTGCCGCAGATATCATCAAGCTAGCCATGATAAACATGAATAAGCGCCTGAAACGGGAAGGTCTTAAAACGAGAATGCTTCTTCAGGTGCATGATGAATTGATTTTTGAAACGCCTCCCGAGGAACTCGAAATCCTTAAAGTGATCGTTCCGGAGGAAATGGAAAATGCCATTGAAATGAACGTGCCTCTTAAAGTGGATTATGCTTTTGGGCCAACATGGTTTGATGCCAAATAA
- the hflC gene encoding protease modulator HflC, whose amino-acid sequence MSGKIIDFSELKKGDFHWRGYVRIGIFLIIFIALLLIILTNVYIVKEGEYKVVRQFGEVVRIDKTPGLKAKVPFIQSIMTLPKYQMTSDVSEAEINTKDKKRMLIDNYAVWRIEDPKKLITNARTLENAETKMEEFIYSAVRSELGQLNYDEIINDEKSSRGSLNDRITEKVNDLLQKDSYGISLTDVRIKRTDLPSENEASVFKRMISERESKAQEYLSKGDAKKNRIIADTDRKVKELLSTAEADAEVIRAEGEGEAAKIYNKSFSKDPEFYKLYRTLESYKKTIGDQTVIVLPSDSPYASLLMGNTK is encoded by the coding sequence ATGAGCGGAAAAATAATAGATTTCTCTGAGTTGAAAAAAGGGGATTTTCATTGGAGGGGCTATGTGAGAATCGGCATTTTCCTGATTATTTTTATCGCGTTGCTGCTAATCATCCTCACCAATGTCTATATCGTCAAAGAGGGCGAATACAAAGTCGTCCGACAATTCGGTGAGGTGGTAAGGATCGATAAGACACCGGGATTGAAGGCTAAGGTGCCATTCATACAGAGTATCATGACCTTGCCGAAGTATCAGATGACTTCTGATGTTTCCGAAGCGGAAATCAATACGAAAGATAAAAAGCGGATGCTGATCGATAACTATGCAGTTTGGAGAATAGAAGATCCGAAGAAATTGATTACAAATGCAAGGACACTAGAGAATGCCGAAACGAAAATGGAAGAGTTCATCTATTCGGCAGTTCGTTCTGAGCTTGGCCAGCTGAATTATGACGAGATCATCAATGATGAGAAGTCATCAAGGGGAAGTTTAAACGACCGCATAACCGAAAAAGTCAACGATCTGCTGCAAAAGGACAGTTATGGAATCAGCTTGACGGATGTCCGGATAAAGCGGACTGACTTGCCCTCCGAAAACGAAGCATCCGTCTTCAAGAGGATGATTTCCGAGCGGGAATCGAAAGCGCAAGAATACTTATCCAAAGGTGATGCGAAGAAAAACCGTATCATTGCGGATACTGATCGGAAAGTGAAAGAATTGCTCTCTACTGCAGAGGCTGATGCAGAAGTGATCAGGGCTGAAGGTGAAGGGGAAGCAGCGAAAATCTATAATAAGTCGTTTTCCAAAGACCCCGAATTCTATAAACTATACCGGACCCTTGAATCCTACAAAAAAACGATTGGTGATCAAACGGTCATCGTTCTGCCTTCGGATTCCCCTTATGCCAGCCTGTTAATGGGAAATACTAAATAA
- the hflK gene encoding FtsH protease activity modulator HflK — MVSLKRIYTITGLVFLILILGVVAISTWYTVDESDQAVIMTFGKVEQTITEPGLHFKLPWPIQSVEKLSKETFSLKFGYKEEDGEVKDYPSETKMITGDENIVLADLVVQWKITDPPKYLYNAEDPEKILYDTTSAALRSIIGSTKIDDALTSGKAQIEADVRDLLSQLMEKYDVGISISAVKLQDVELPNEEVRKAFTNVTDARETANTKINEADKYENKRMNEAEGEKDALISQANGDKAARTEAARGDVAVFEKLLSEYKGNKGITKDRLIIETLEEVMPNAEIYIMNDDGNTMKYLPLRSLEKEETKKTPASDEAAIPEEETNKANASEEKATGEGGTKQ; from the coding sequence ATCGTTAGCTTAAAAAGGATATATACGATCACAGGACTTGTCTTTCTTATTTTAATTTTAGGTGTAGTTGCGATATCGACCTGGTACACGGTTGATGAATCCGATCAAGCTGTCATCATGACGTTTGGTAAAGTGGAGCAAACGATAACGGAACCAGGGCTTCACTTTAAACTGCCTTGGCCCATTCAATCCGTCGAGAAATTATCCAAAGAAACATTCAGTCTTAAATTTGGATATAAGGAAGAGGATGGAGAGGTGAAGGATTACCCGAGCGAGACTAAAATGATTACGGGTGATGAAAATATTGTGCTGGCCGACCTGGTGGTCCAGTGGAAAATCACCGACCCTCCAAAATATCTATACAATGCAGAGGATCCAGAAAAAATATTATACGATACGACTTCAGCTGCATTACGGAGCATTATCGGCAGCACGAAAATCGATGATGCCCTTACATCCGGTAAAGCGCAAATCGAAGCGGATGTACGCGATTTATTATCACAGCTAATGGAGAAATATGATGTCGGGATTTCCATATCTGCGGTTAAACTCCAGGACGTGGAGTTACCGAATGAAGAAGTGCGGAAAGCATTTACCAATGTAACGGATGCCCGGGAAACGGCGAATACGAAAATCAACGAAGCGGATAAATATGAAAATAAACGTATGAATGAAGCGGAAGGGGAAAAAGATGCCCTCATTTCACAGGCTAATGGGGATAAAGCTGCCCGTACGGAAGCAGCCCGCGGGGATGTAGCGGTCTTTGAAAAATTACTTAGTGAGTATAAGGGCAATAAGGGGATTACGAAGGACCGCCTTATTATTGAAACCCTTGAGGAAGTAATGCCGAATGCAGAGATTTATATTATGAATGATGATGGAAACACCATGAAGTACTTGCCGCTTCGCTCGCTTGAAAAGGAGGAAACGAAAAAAACTCCTGCCTCCGATGAAGCCGCTATACCTGAAGAAGAAACGAACAAAGCGAATGCATCGGAAGAAAAAGCGACAGGGGAAGGGGGCACTAAACAATGA
- the pnpS gene encoding two-component system histidine kinase PnpS yields MTTYRKKLLFTLITLVMVVLMAVGFLLGHLFKSYYIKTFNDRIKNETFFISTYIQEHGGIDSFLEKGKTAKLTPLLDSNLTILSTNGEILYDSTSSNEIFKGHANVLRKITLQKGLKQGEGYEVVEGESDLHYYWKTIEKDGKIEGFVVHSNEIEAINQVNKQMWQILIICLGVALIIILMLASKITSYYTRPIEEATMAAIELAKGNYGTRTFGRHSDETGMLTTSLNILARNLQETEIAREMNQDRLETLVENIGSGVLLIDSKGYTTLINREFKKSFRVNSATFLFQEYYSVIKDQEVIAIIEEIFRTEKTIKRQVKIPLAIERKHFEIYGAPIIGNHDEWKGILLIFHDITELKRLEQMRKDFVANVSHELRTPITSIKGFSETLLDGALKDEKTLKHFLSIILKESDRLQELIQELLNLSKMEQQEFVLNAGVVDITKVLGEIQEMLIGKLKDKDVSLEIKTSPEPVFIEGESDRIKQVFINLITNALTYTPNGGRVTVDIIENEQTVDIAVQDSGIGIEEKELPRIFERFYRIDKARSRDSGGTGIGLAIVKHIIEVHKGKINVESTPGTGTTFTVTLNKSLKGM; encoded by the coding sequence ATGACGACCTATCGTAAAAAGCTCTTATTTACCCTCATCACACTGGTGATGGTCGTCCTGATGGCCGTGGGCTTTTTATTAGGACACTTGTTTAAAAGCTATTATATTAAAACGTTCAATGACCGTATAAAGAACGAAACATTTTTCATTTCTACATATATTCAGGAGCATGGCGGGATTGACTCCTTTTTGGAAAAAGGGAAGACGGCAAAACTGACACCCCTTTTAGATTCGAATTTAACCATTCTCTCCACGAATGGGGAAATATTATACGATTCGACATCATCCAATGAAATATTTAAAGGCCATGCCAATGTCCTTCGTAAAATAACTTTGCAAAAAGGGCTTAAGCAAGGGGAAGGGTATGAAGTGGTCGAAGGCGAATCGGACCTCCATTATTATTGGAAGACGATTGAAAAGGATGGAAAGATTGAAGGCTTTGTCGTACATAGCAATGAAATCGAGGCCATCAATCAAGTGAATAAACAAATGTGGCAAATATTGATCATTTGTTTAGGGGTTGCCTTGATCATCATTCTCATGCTTGCGAGCAAAATCACTTCATATTATACGCGTCCAATCGAGGAGGCGACGATGGCGGCCATTGAACTGGCAAAAGGGAATTATGGAACCAGGACATTCGGGCGACATTCCGACGAAACGGGAATGCTGACAACTTCCTTGAACATATTGGCGAGGAATCTTCAGGAAACAGAGATAGCGAGGGAAATGAATCAGGATCGTTTGGAAACACTTGTTGAAAACATCGGTAGTGGTGTCTTGCTGATAGACAGTAAAGGGTATACTACATTAATCAACCGGGAATTCAAGAAAAGCTTTCGTGTGAACTCCGCTACGTTTTTGTTTCAGGAATATTATTCGGTCATTAAAGATCAGGAAGTCATAGCCATCATCGAAGAAATCTTTCGAACGGAAAAGACGATTAAACGGCAGGTGAAAATACCTCTTGCCATAGAACGTAAGCATTTTGAGATTTATGGGGCTCCCATTATCGGGAATCATGATGAATGGAAGGGGATCCTCCTCATTTTCCATGATATCACCGAATTGAAAAGGCTCGAGCAGATGCGGAAGGATTTCGTGGCTAATGTGTCCCATGAATTGAGAACCCCGATCACTTCTATAAAAGGATTTTCTGAAACATTGTTGGATGGCGCCTTAAAGGACGAAAAGACCTTAAAACACTTTTTATCGATTATCCTGAAAGAAAGTGATCGGCTGCAGGAACTCATTCAGGAGCTTCTGAATTTATCCAAAATGGAGCAACAGGAGTTCGTTTTAAACGCAGGGGTCGTGGATATTACGAAAGTGCTTGGTGAAATACAAGAGATGCTTATAGGCAAGCTGAAAGATAAAGATGTATCCCTTGAAATTAAAACATCACCGGAACCAGTATTCATTGAAGGGGAATCTGACAGGATCAAGCAGGTTTTCATCAATTTGATTACGAACGCATTGACCTATACACCAAATGGCGGCAGGGTCACCGTTGATATCATTGAAAATGAACAGACGGTCGATATAGCAGTGCAAGACAGCGGAATAGGCATTGAAGAAAAAGAACTGCCGAGGATCTTTGAACGATTTTACCGGATCGATAAGGCGAGGAGCCGCGATTCAGGAGGAACGGGCATTGGACTGGCAATCGTCAAGCATATAATAGAAGTCCATAAAGGTAAAATCAATGTGGAAAGCACACCTGGAACCGGGACGACTTTTACAGTCACATTAAATAAAAGCTTAAAAGGAATGTAG
- a CDS encoding response regulator transcription factor translates to MSKKILVVDDEQSIVTLLQYNLEQAGYSVITALDGEQGLEAAVDIRPDLVVLDLMLPKMDGLEVCKQLRQQKINIPILMLTAKDDEFDKVLGLELGADDYLTKPFSPREVVARIKAILRRSQLQANGSDSSQDLEDGLLKLGELKVFPERYEAFFDEQQLELTPKEFELLLYLAKNKGRVLTRDQLLSAVWNYDFAGDSRIVDVHISHLREKIEKDTKKPLYIKTIRGLGYKLEEPKKE, encoded by the coding sequence ATGTCAAAGAAAATTCTCGTAGTGGATGATGAACAATCAATAGTTACCTTACTTCAGTACAATTTAGAACAAGCAGGCTATTCGGTGATCACAGCTTTGGATGGAGAACAAGGGCTGGAGGCTGCCGTGGATATACGCCCTGATTTAGTGGTATTGGATTTGATGCTGCCTAAAATGGACGGGCTTGAAGTATGTAAGCAGCTTCGCCAGCAAAAAATCAATATACCGATCTTGATGCTGACAGCTAAGGACGATGAATTTGACAAGGTGCTGGGACTTGAACTAGGGGCGGATGATTATTTGACTAAGCCATTCAGTCCTAGGGAGGTAGTGGCCCGGATTAAAGCTATTTTAAGAAGATCCCAGTTACAAGCTAACGGCAGTGATTCAAGTCAGGATCTGGAAGATGGCCTCTTGAAATTAGGGGAATTGAAAGTGTTTCCGGAACGTTACGAAGCATTCTTTGATGAACAGCAATTAGAATTGACTCCAAAGGAATTTGAATTACTTTTATATCTGGCGAAGAATAAAGGAAGAGTGCTGACTAGGGATCAACTGCTCAGTGCGGTTTGGAATTATGATTTCGCGGGAGACTCACGAATCGTCGATGTCCATATTAGCCATCTTCGAGAAAAAATAGAAAAAGATACAAAAAAACCTTTATATATTAAAACGATAAGGGGCTTGGGGTATAAGCTTGAGGAGCCTAAAAAAGAATGA
- the mdh gene encoding malate dehydrogenase, with amino-acid sequence MSKRKKITVVGAGFTGATAAFLAAQKELGDIVLVDIPQAENPTKGKALDMAEAGPVLGFDANIIGTSDYAETADSDVVIITAGIARKPGMSRDDLVQTNQKVMISVTKEVVKYSPNTTIIVLTNPVDAMTYTVYKESGFPKERVIGQSGVLDTARFRTFVAQELNLSVKDVTGFVLGGHGDDMVPLVRYSYAGGIPLETLIPQDRLEAIVARTRTGGGEIVNLLGNGSAYYAPAASLVEMAEAILKDQRRVLPSIAYLEGEYGFEGIYLGVPTVLGAKGIEQIIELELTEDEKAALSKSVESVKAVMQVLQ; translated from the coding sequence ATGTCTAAACGTAAAAAAATCACAGTTGTAGGTGCTGGATTCACTGGTGCTACAGCAGCATTCTTAGCCGCTCAAAAAGAACTAGGCGATATCGTTTTAGTTGATATCCCGCAAGCTGAAAACCCTACTAAAGGTAAAGCCCTTGATATGGCGGAAGCAGGACCTGTCCTAGGTTTCGATGCTAACATCATCGGTACATCCGACTATGCAGAAACTGCTGATTCCGACGTAGTGATCATCACTGCCGGAATTGCCCGCAAACCCGGCATGAGCCGTGACGACTTAGTTCAAACTAACCAAAAAGTTATGATATCAGTAACAAAAGAAGTCGTTAAATATTCCCCTAACACAACCATCATCGTTTTGACTAACCCTGTAGATGCAATGACTTACACTGTTTACAAAGAATCAGGTTTCCCTAAAGAACGCGTTATCGGACAATCAGGTGTGCTTGATACAGCTCGTTTCCGTACTTTCGTAGCTCAAGAATTAAACTTATCGGTTAAAGATGTAACTGGCTTCGTACTTGGCGGACACGGAGATGATATGGTTCCATTGGTACGTTACTCTTATGCAGGAGGGATTCCTTTGGAAACATTGATCCCTCAAGATCGTCTAGAAGCAATCGTGGCTCGTACCCGAACTGGCGGCGGGGAAATCGTCAACCTTCTAGGAAACGGAAGCGCCTATTATGCACCAGCAGCATCTTTAGTGGAAATGGCTGAAGCGATCCTTAAAGACCAACGTCGCGTCCTTCCGTCCATCGCTTATCTTGAAGGTGAATATGGATTTGAAGGTATCTATCTTGGAGTGCCGACTGTTCTGGGTGCAAAGGGCATTGAACAAATCATCGAACTGGAATTGACTGAAGACGAAAAAGCGGCACTTTCAAAATCAGTTGAATCAGTTAAAGCAGTAATGCAAGTCCTTCAATAA
- the icd gene encoding NADP-dependent isocitrate dehydrogenase, whose amino-acid sequence MAGHLTFEFESEVRDMTQSQKITVTNGALNVPNNPIVPYIEGDGIGPDIWAAASRVLDAAVEKAYNGEKKIEWKEVLAGQKAFDQTGEWLPQETLDVINEYLIAIKGPLTTPIGGGIRSLNVALRQVLDLFVCLRPVRYFEGVPSPVKRPEDTDMVIFRENTEDIYAGIEYAKGSDEAKKLIEFLQNEFGVQKIRFPETSGIGIKPISEEGTKRLVRSALNYAIKEGRKSLTLVHKGNIMKFTEGAFKTWGYEVAEQEFADKVFTWNQYDKIKEAEGTEAANKAQSAAEAEGKIIVKDSIADIFLQQILTRPKEFDVVATMNLNGDYISDALAAQVGGIGIAPGANINYETGHAIFEATHGTAPKYAGLDKVNPSSVLLSGVLLLEHLGWNEAADSITKSVEQTIASKVVTYDFARLMEGATEVKCSEFADELIKNLK is encoded by the coding sequence ATGGCAGGCCATCTAACCTTTGAATTTGAATCGGAGGTAAGAGACATGACACAAAGCCAAAAAATCACAGTTACTAACGGTGCTCTTAACGTACCAAACAATCCAATCGTTCCTTATATTGAGGGAGACGGAATCGGTCCTGATATCTGGGCTGCAGCATCCCGCGTTTTAGACGCAGCAGTTGAAAAAGCTTACAATGGCGAAAAGAAAATCGAATGGAAAGAAGTTTTAGCTGGACAAAAAGCATTTGACCAAACGGGCGAATGGCTTCCACAAGAAACTCTTGATGTCATTAACGAATATCTAATCGCTATTAAAGGACCTCTTACAACTCCAATCGGTGGCGGTATCCGCTCATTGAACGTTGCATTGCGTCAAGTATTGGACTTATTCGTATGTCTTCGTCCAGTACGTTACTTTGAAGGTGTACCTTCACCAGTTAAACGTCCAGAAGACACTGATATGGTCATCTTCCGTGAAAACACTGAAGATATCTATGCTGGTATCGAATATGCAAAAGGTTCTGACGAAGCTAAAAAATTAATCGAATTCCTGCAAAATGAATTCGGTGTTCAAAAAATTCGTTTCCCTGAAACTTCAGGAATCGGAATTAAACCGATTTCCGAAGAAGGTACGAAACGTCTTGTTCGCTCTGCACTTAACTATGCGATCAAAGAAGGCCGTAAGTCATTAACGCTTGTTCATAAAGGTAACATCATGAAATTCACTGAAGGTGCATTCAAAACTTGGGGTTATGAAGTTGCAGAACAAGAATTCGCCGATAAAGTGTTCACATGGAACCAATATGACAAAATTAAAGAAGCTGAAGGCACTGAAGCTGCTAACAAAGCACAATCTGCTGCTGAAGCTGAAGGCAAAATCATCGTTAAAGATTCAATTGCTGATATCTTCTTACAACAAATCCTGACTCGTCCTAAAGAGTTTGATGTTGTTGCAACAATGAACTTGAACGGAGATTACATTTCTGATGCATTAGCTGCACAAGTTGGCGGAATCGGTATCGCTCCAGGAGCAAACATCAACTACGAAACTGGACATGCCATCTTCGAAGCAACTCACGGAACGGCTCCTAAATATGCTGGTCTTGATAAAGTTAACCCATCTTCAGTTCTTCTTTCAGGCGTTCTTTTACTTGAGCACCTTGGCTGGAACGAAGCTGCAGACAGCATCACTAAATCAGTGGAACAAACAATCGCTTCTAAAGTTGTTACATACGACTTTGCCCGCCTAATGGAAGGTGCAACGGAAGTTAAATGTTCTGAGTTCGCAGACGAGCTTATCAAAAACCTTAAATAA